The following are from one region of the Actinoplanes sp. L3-i22 genome:
- a CDS encoding glycoside hydrolase family 3 protein codes for MTESPSRVVFRDPQQKLATRVSDLLARLSPAEKIALLHQHQAPVPALGMAAFHTGTEALHGVAWLGTATVFPQAIGLATSWNPDLLRRVGEAVGAEVRAMHHADPARAGLNVWAPVVNLLRDPRWGRNEEGYSEDPWLTGVLSTAYAGGLRGDHPHWLRTAPTLKHFLAYNNETDRCLTSSNLPPRVLHEYELPAFRPAIEAGAAVAVMASYNLINGRPTHVSPLINEVLRGWSTEDIMVVGDAYAVHNIAGDQRWEDDHVAGFAAALRAGVDCVTEEGEDSAPTIARFTSALERGLITESDVDAAVRHILSVRIRLGEFNPDEDPYRSADPTVIDCAAHRDLAREAARASIVLLSNDGILPLDRATAGRIAMIGPLGDAVFEDWYSGTPPYRKSLRSALGDVLFHEGVDRVLLRGAGGTLAVDEDLLQIKILSGTPENALFDVLDWGQETISLRSVANGLVVGFDGDALRADQPGPNGWEVKETFAFEPCAGGVALRHLQTGRFLRAGADGLVRPAAEDVTGATVFTVDVLVDGVTAAAAVAASADVVVLALGNHPMVCGRETIDRRDLDLPGTQDELMRAVRAANPRTVLALTSSYPYAIGWAAEHLPAVLWSAHGGQEHGAALTDVLFGAEPAGRLTQTWYTDDSELPDLLDYDIIATDATYLYYRGTPLFPFGHGLGYTHFRYENLHLTPAPPPAPTPTPVLTPTPALGVDPAPVAAGDPRGGVLAVDSSGGVTVSVDVTNVGDRPGDEVVQLYTRQQYSRVKQPLRRLRGHRRIHLAPGERARVTFLLDVADLAFWDVTRSRWVVEQAAHTIAVGSSSLDWAQTATLRVRGEVIPPRAARSGFRLIDNDGYAGTTPVAIAAEPGEALQSAEPDAWALFAGVDLDGGLRQVALLASTISTPSTDLSAAAPSGVAADAIVVRLDDPLTGPILATLTIPPADHTPPVPPADHTSPVPSNGAGRLLDVTSVRAPIGPVSGVHDVFVVFGGPGIAVATLAFS; via the coding sequence ATGACCGAATCCCCCTCTCGCGTCGTCTTTCGCGACCCGCAGCAGAAGCTCGCCACCCGTGTCTCCGACCTGCTCGCCCGGCTCAGCCCGGCCGAGAAGATCGCCCTGCTCCACCAGCACCAGGCGCCCGTGCCCGCGCTCGGCATGGCCGCCTTCCACACCGGCACCGAGGCGCTGCACGGCGTCGCCTGGCTCGGCACGGCCACCGTCTTCCCCCAGGCGATCGGCCTCGCCACCAGCTGGAACCCGGACCTGCTGCGCCGCGTCGGCGAGGCGGTCGGCGCCGAGGTGCGCGCCATGCATCACGCCGACCCGGCGCGCGCCGGCCTCAACGTCTGGGCGCCGGTCGTCAACCTGCTGCGCGACCCCCGCTGGGGCCGCAACGAGGAGGGCTACTCCGAGGACCCGTGGCTGACCGGGGTGCTGAGCACCGCCTACGCCGGTGGGCTGCGCGGCGACCACCCGCACTGGCTGCGCACCGCGCCCACGCTGAAGCACTTCCTCGCCTACAACAACGAGACCGATCGCTGCCTGACCAGCAGCAACCTGCCCCCACGCGTGCTGCACGAGTACGAGCTGCCGGCGTTCCGCCCGGCGATCGAGGCCGGCGCCGCGGTGGCCGTGATGGCGTCCTACAACCTGATCAACGGGCGGCCCACGCACGTGAGCCCGCTGATCAACGAGGTGCTGCGCGGCTGGTCGACCGAGGACATCATGGTGGTCGGCGACGCGTACGCGGTCCACAACATCGCCGGTGACCAGCGCTGGGAGGACGATCACGTGGCCGGCTTCGCGGCCGCGCTGCGGGCCGGCGTCGACTGCGTCACCGAGGAGGGCGAGGACTCCGCGCCGACGATCGCGCGGTTCACCTCCGCGCTCGAACGCGGGCTGATCACCGAGTCCGACGTGGACGCCGCGGTGCGGCACATCCTGTCGGTGCGGATCCGGCTCGGCGAGTTCAACCCCGACGAGGACCCGTACCGGTCCGCCGACCCCACGGTGATCGACTGCGCGGCCCATCGCGACCTGGCCCGGGAGGCGGCGCGCGCCTCGATCGTGCTGCTCAGCAACGACGGCATCCTGCCCCTGGACCGGGCCACGGCCGGGCGGATCGCGATGATCGGGCCGCTCGGCGACGCGGTCTTCGAGGACTGGTACAGCGGGACACCGCCGTACCGTAAAAGCCTCCGCTCCGCCCTCGGCGACGTCCTGTTCCACGAGGGCGTCGACCGGGTCCTGCTGCGCGGCGCGGGCGGCACCCTCGCCGTCGACGAGGACCTTCTGCAGATCAAAATCCTTTCCGGTACGCCGGAGAACGCGCTCTTCGACGTCCTCGACTGGGGGCAGGAGACGATCTCGCTGCGTTCCGTGGCGAACGGCCTGGTCGTCGGCTTCGACGGCGACGCGCTGCGCGCCGACCAGCCCGGGCCGAACGGCTGGGAGGTCAAGGAGACGTTCGCGTTCGAGCCGTGCGCGGGCGGGGTCGCGCTGCGGCACCTGCAGACCGGCCGGTTCCTCCGGGCCGGCGCCGACGGGCTGGTCCGGCCGGCCGCCGAGGACGTCACCGGCGCCACGGTGTTCACGGTCGACGTGCTGGTGGACGGCGTGACAGCGGCCGCGGCGGTGGCCGCCTCCGCGGACGTCGTCGTGCTGGCGCTCGGCAACCACCCGATGGTCTGCGGGCGGGAGACGATCGACCGGCGGGACCTCGACCTGCCCGGCACGCAGGATGAGCTGATGCGCGCGGTGCGGGCCGCCAATCCGCGGACCGTGCTCGCGCTGACCAGCAGCTATCCCTACGCGATCGGCTGGGCCGCGGAGCACCTGCCGGCCGTGCTGTGGTCCGCGCACGGCGGCCAGGAGCACGGTGCGGCGCTCACCGACGTGCTCTTCGGCGCCGAACCGGCGGGCCGGCTGACCCAGACCTGGTACACCGACGACAGCGAACTGCCGGACCTGCTCGACTACGACATCATCGCGACGGACGCGACGTACCTGTACTACCGCGGAACTCCGCTGTTCCCGTTCGGCCATGGTCTCGGCTACACCCACTTCCGCTACGAAAACCTCCACCTGACCCCCGCACCGCCCCCGGCCCCGACCCCGACGCCAGTCCTGACCCCGACCCCGGCGCTGGGCGTCGACCCGGCCCCGGTCGCGGCCGGCGATCCGCGTGGGGGTGTGCTCGCCGTGGACTCGTCCGGTGGGGTAACCGTGAGCGTCGACGTGACCAACGTCGGCGACCGGCCCGGCGACGAAGTCGTGCAGCTCTACACCCGGCAGCAGTACTCCCGGGTCAAGCAGCCACTGCGGCGCCTGCGCGGTCACCGACGGATCCACCTCGCCCCTGGCGAACGAGCCCGCGTCACCTTCCTCCTGGACGTCGCCGACCTCGCCTTCTGGGACGTCACCCGATCGCGCTGGGTCGTCGAGCAGGCCGCACACACCATCGCGGTAGGCAGCTCCAGCCTGGACTGGGCACAAACCGCGACCCTGCGCGTCCGCGGCGAGGTCATCCCGCCGCGGGCCGCCCGCTCCGGCTTCCGGCTGATCGACAACGACGGTTACGCCGGCACGACGCCCGTGGCGATCGCCGCCGAACCCGGCGAGGCCCTGCAGAGCGCCGAGCCCGATGCCTGGGCACTCTTCGCCGGAGTCGACCTGGACGGCGGTCTCCGGCAGGTCGCTCTCCTCGCCTCCACCATCTCCACCCCTTCTACTGATCTGTCAGCGGCTGCCCCGTCCGGGGTCGCCGCCGATGCGATCGTTGTGCGTCTGGACGATCCCCTCACCGGGCCGATCCTGGCCACGCTCACGATTCCGCCGGCCGATCACACCCCGCCGGTTCCGCCGGCCGATCACACCTCGCCGGTCCCGTCGAACGGTGCCGGGAGACTGCTCGACGTCACCTCCGTGCGGGCGCCGATCGGCCCGGTCAGCGGCGTCCACGATGTCTTCGTCGTTTTCGGCGGGCCCGGTATCGCGGTGGCAACCCTAGCTTTCTCCTAG
- a CDS encoding ROK family protein, whose amino-acid sequence MTTTRAEPQPADFADVRTTNLAVVLRHLRAHGPSSRAAIAASTGLTKATVSSLTGDLIGHRLLRETGLSGNRIGRPATVLALDGSAYASIGIQIGSGQITALAVDYSSDQLLLWHRSVESRRLASEIVALAQRAASRVRQQGRRVLGLTVALPSASAVPGLRELVAGSLRQKDLVVAVSHHAALAAVAEQRLGGHTDHDLAYISGASGLEAGLILDGNLLRGGRLGSFTLGPAGSPTLQDQAGIEPLLRRALPDFDPSALTDLGPAVEQVAVRARAGDTAALAALTHTGGYLGQGLAVLANLIRPDVFVLGDHFATLAEWLIPAASAELSRHAGAPEGRIAASTLGLHAAALGGAVSHLDQVDTGRIPLPVN is encoded by the coding sequence TTGACCACCACCCGGGCCGAACCTCAGCCGGCCGACTTCGCCGACGTGCGCACCACCAACCTCGCGGTGGTGCTGCGCCACCTGCGAGCGCACGGGCCGAGCTCGCGGGCCGCGATCGCGGCGTCGACCGGGCTGACCAAGGCGACCGTCTCCAGCCTCACCGGTGACCTGATCGGGCACCGGCTGCTGCGCGAGACCGGGTTGAGCGGGAATCGGATCGGGCGGCCGGCGACCGTGCTGGCGCTGGACGGTTCGGCGTACGCGTCGATCGGCATCCAAATCGGGTCGGGCCAGATCACCGCGCTGGCGGTGGACTACTCGAGTGATCAGCTGCTGCTGTGGCACCGCTCGGTCGAGTCGCGGCGGCTGGCCAGTGAGATCGTCGCGCTGGCGCAGCGGGCCGCGTCGCGGGTTCGCCAGCAGGGCCGCCGGGTGCTCGGCCTGACCGTGGCCCTGCCCTCCGCCAGTGCCGTCCCCGGCCTTCGTGAGCTGGTCGCCGGCTCGCTGCGGCAGAAGGATCTCGTCGTCGCCGTGTCGCACCACGCGGCGCTGGCAGCCGTCGCCGAGCAGCGGCTCGGCGGGCACACCGATCATGATTTGGCGTATATTTCAGGCGCTTCCGGACTTGAGGCCGGCCTGATCCTGGACGGGAATCTGCTCCGCGGCGGCCGGCTCGGAAGTTTCACGCTGGGCCCGGCCGGCTCCCCCACACTGCAGGACCAGGCCGGGATCGAGCCGCTCCTGAGGCGCGCGCTGCCCGATTTTGATCCGTCGGCGCTGACCGACCTCGGCCCGGCCGTCGAGCAGGTGGCGGTCCGTGCCCGAGCCGGAGACACCGCGGCCCTGGCCGCGCTGACCCACACCGGTGGCTATCTCGGCCAGGGCCTCGCCGTACTCGCGAACCTGATCCGGCCAGATGTCTTCGTGCTCGGCGACCACTTCGCCACGCTCGCCGAGTGGCTGATCCCCGCGGCGTCGGCCGAGCTGAGCCGGCACGCCGGCGCCCCGGAGGGCCGGATCGCGGCCTCCACCCTGGGCCTGCACGCGGCCGCTCTGGGCGGCGCCGTGTCCCATCTTGATCAGGTCGACACTGGACGGATCCCGCTACCCGTCAACTAG
- a CDS encoding extracellular solute-binding protein — MGASTSRRTFLSLAGLGAASLAGLGTLEGCSKKPGSTGTATNAEQASAVVPTSKDSNLVAPDIKGIRPMADGYVKYPANLVDAITEKAITSGKPVTATTPWWGPAPPTSNKYVEAVGADMGGTITFSVQDGNTYGDKLNTMLGARDVPDLTCIPGWEISKLARFSDGVHVLFEDLTPYLAGDKANAYPLLAGLDTAAWKDSVWGGKLMGVPFPTDSPYPTALFVRKDVADQRGIAAPTDLDSLYEFGKKFTNPDKGEWAFGDIFQEVLQICGNPGSQNGWFKSADGKVLHRYETPQYKRAVEWMARIYSEKLIHPDLASSKGGDVVTLFKGGKIFSYATGLGSWKETQREMTRQGKGFNMQAVKVFGADASTPPVRWGGTPSIMWTFIKKGLGEDRTKELLRVLNYTAAPFGTKEYELQNYGVEGTHFTRDASGAPKTNETFTKEFANQFIFLGGRPAVVTSDPDLPNYAQDLVGWGNDATKYLEKNPWEGIKVEVPTEQAAIQQPTDDKITDILRGRRPLSDYDKVIQEWKSGGGDQARDFYAKVLADNGR, encoded by the coding sequence GTGGGCGCGTCTACGAGCAGGCGTACGTTCCTGAGCCTGGCCGGCCTCGGCGCGGCTTCCCTGGCCGGCCTCGGAACCCTGGAGGGCTGCAGCAAGAAGCCCGGTTCCACCGGCACCGCCACCAATGCCGAGCAGGCGTCCGCCGTCGTGCCGACGTCCAAGGACTCGAACCTGGTCGCTCCGGACATCAAGGGCATCCGCCCGATGGCCGACGGCTACGTGAAGTACCCGGCGAACCTCGTCGACGCGATCACCGAGAAGGCGATCACCAGCGGGAAGCCGGTCACCGCGACCACCCCGTGGTGGGGCCCGGCCCCGCCGACCTCGAACAAGTACGTCGAGGCGGTCGGCGCCGACATGGGCGGCACGATCACGTTCAGCGTGCAGGACGGCAACACCTACGGCGACAAGCTCAACACCATGCTCGGCGCCCGCGACGTGCCCGACCTGACCTGCATCCCGGGCTGGGAGATCAGCAAGCTGGCGCGCTTCTCGGACGGCGTGCACGTGCTCTTCGAGGACCTGACGCCGTACCTGGCCGGGGACAAGGCGAACGCGTACCCGCTGCTGGCCGGCCTGGACACGGCCGCCTGGAAGGACTCGGTCTGGGGCGGCAAGCTGATGGGCGTCCCGTTCCCGACCGACTCGCCGTACCCGACCGCGCTGTTCGTCCGCAAGGACGTCGCCGACCAGCGGGGCATCGCCGCGCCGACCGACCTGGACTCGCTCTACGAGTTCGGCAAGAAGTTCACCAACCCGGACAAGGGCGAGTGGGCGTTCGGCGACATCTTCCAGGAGGTGCTGCAGATCTGCGGCAACCCCGGCTCGCAGAACGGCTGGTTCAAGAGCGCCGACGGCAAGGTCCTGCACCGGTACGAGACGCCGCAGTACAAGCGGGCGGTCGAGTGGATGGCCCGGATCTACTCCGAGAAGCTGATCCACCCCGACCTGGCCAGCAGCAAGGGCGGTGACGTCGTCACGCTTTTCAAGGGCGGCAAGATTTTCTCGTACGCGACGGGTCTGGGTTCGTGGAAAGAGACTCAGCGGGAGATGACCCGGCAGGGCAAGGGCTTCAACATGCAGGCCGTGAAGGTCTTCGGCGCGGACGCGAGCACGCCGCCGGTGCGCTGGGGCGGCACCCCGTCGATCATGTGGACGTTCATCAAGAAGGGGCTCGGCGAGGACCGGACCAAGGAACTGCTGCGCGTGCTCAACTACACCGCGGCGCCGTTCGGCACCAAGGAGTACGAGCTGCAGAACTACGGCGTCGAGGGCACCCACTTCACCCGCGACGCGAGCGGCGCCCCGAAGACGAACGAGACCTTCACCAAGGAGTTCGCCAACCAGTTCATCTTCCTCGGCGGCCGCCCCGCCGTGGTGACCAGCGACCCCGACCTGCCGAACTACGCACAGGACCTGGTCGGCTGGGGCAACGACGCCACCAAGTACCTGGAGAAGAACCCGTGGGAGGGGATCAAGGTCGAGGTGCCCACCGAGCAGGCCGCGATCCAGCAGCCCACCGACGACAAGATCACCGACATTCTGCGTGGCCGGCGCCCGCTCTCCGACTACGACAAGGTGATCCAGGAATGGAAATCCGGCGGCGGTGACCAGGCACGCGACTTCTACGCCAAGGTGCTGGCGGACAACGGGCGATGA
- a CDS encoding ABC transporter permease subunit, which translates to MSAPSLVEAAAKPRTKEAVSKMSVAARLRRDWPLILMCVPAMLLLAVFHYLPAIGNVIAFQDYNPFAGDSPLQAFLSSEWIGFGNFQYLFETPAFWESVRNTLGITAFQLVFYFPIPILLAMLMNSILSPRIRSVVQSVVYLPHFFSWVLVVSLFQMMLGGAGLIAQTARDAGFTAPDFMTNPDTFYFLITSQAIWKDAGWGMIVFLAALAAVDPNLYEAAAADGAGRWRRFWHVTLPGLRPVIVLLLILRLGDALNVGFEQFYLQREAVGRDAAEVLDTYVYYQGIGVQQWGVGAAAGLFKALVGLLLILGANKIAHRLGEQGIYSKS; encoded by the coding sequence ATGAGCGCGCCCTCGTTGGTGGAAGCCGCCGCTAAACCCCGTACCAAAGAAGCGGTTTCCAAAATGTCGGTCGCGGCGCGCCTGCGTCGCGACTGGCCCCTCATTCTCATGTGCGTCCCGGCGATGTTGCTGCTGGCGGTCTTCCACTACCTGCCGGCGATCGGCAACGTCATCGCGTTCCAGGACTACAACCCGTTCGCCGGGGACAGTCCGCTGCAGGCGTTCCTGTCCAGCGAATGGATCGGGTTCGGCAATTTCCAGTACCTGTTCGAGACGCCGGCATTCTGGGAGTCGGTCCGCAACACGCTCGGGATCACCGCCTTCCAGCTGGTGTTCTACTTCCCGATCCCGATTCTGCTGGCGATGCTGATGAACAGCATCCTGTCGCCGCGGATCCGGTCCGTCGTGCAGAGCGTCGTCTACCTGCCGCACTTCTTCAGCTGGGTGCTGGTCGTCTCGCTGTTCCAGATGATGCTCGGCGGCGCCGGCCTGATCGCGCAGACCGCGCGCGACGCCGGCTTCACCGCACCCGATTTCATGACCAACCCGGACACCTTCTACTTCCTGATCACCTCGCAGGCGATCTGGAAGGACGCCGGCTGGGGCATGATCGTCTTCCTGGCCGCGCTCGCCGCCGTCGACCCGAACCTGTACGAGGCGGCCGCGGCCGACGGCGCCGGTCGCTGGCGGCGGTTCTGGCACGTCACCCTGCCCGGCCTGCGCCCGGTCATCGTGCTGCTGCTGATCCTGCGCCTGGGCGACGCGCTCAACGTCGGCTTCGAGCAGTTCTACCTGCAACGCGAGGCGGTCGGGCGGGACGCCGCCGAGGTGCTCGACACCTACGTCTACTACCAGGGCATCGGGGTCCAGCAGTGGGGCGTCGGCGCCGCCGCGGGCCTGTTCAAAGCCCTGGTCGGGCTGCTGCTCATCCTGGGCGCGAACAAGATCGCCCATCGGCTCGGCGAGCAAGGGATCTACTCCAAGTCATGA
- a CDS encoding carbohydrate ABC transporter permease produces the protein MTTLAELKPSSRSRRPVWEEKPTLLGQLGKGTIITIVVLTVVVPLWVVLVTSLSSTDTINKAGGYVFLPREFNPSAYVVIFSGGQVTDAVLVSTLVTVIGTALSLTVTVLAAYGLSRTGTLLHRPILFYFLLTFLIYPGMIPSYLVVTGLGLKDNLLALIVPAAVSAFNLVVLRAFFMGIPGELLDSARIDGAGEFRILFRIVLPLSKAVTAVVGLFYAVGYWNTFFNAVLYIDRNDLQPVQRVLQMFILAGQSPTNAGAGTVVHLPGIGYSAPPNLAIKMAVVVVTLVPALIVYPFVQRHFTKGVIVGAIKG, from the coding sequence ATGACCACTCTCGCTGAACTGAAGCCCTCCTCGAGATCGCGACGGCCGGTCTGGGAGGAGAAGCCGACCCTGCTCGGGCAGCTCGGCAAGGGCACGATCATCACGATCGTCGTGCTCACGGTGGTGGTGCCGCTCTGGGTCGTCCTGGTCACGAGCCTGTCCTCGACCGACACGATCAACAAGGCCGGCGGGTACGTCTTCCTGCCGCGCGAGTTCAACCCGTCCGCGTACGTGGTGATCTTCTCGGGCGGCCAGGTGACCGACGCGGTGCTGGTCAGCACGCTGGTGACGGTGATCGGGACGGCGCTCAGCCTGACCGTGACGGTGCTCGCGGCATACGGACTGTCCCGCACCGGGACCCTGCTGCACCGGCCGATCCTCTTCTACTTCCTGCTCACCTTCCTGATCTACCCCGGCATGATCCCGAGCTATCTGGTGGTCACCGGGCTCGGCCTCAAGGACAACCTGCTCGCCCTGATCGTGCCGGCCGCGGTGAGCGCGTTCAACCTGGTGGTGCTCCGGGCGTTCTTCATGGGCATCCCCGGCGAGCTGCTGGACAGCGCCCGGATCGACGGCGCGGGCGAGTTCCGGATCCTGTTCCGGATCGTCCTGCCGCTGTCAAAAGCGGTCACGGCGGTGGTCGGGCTGTTCTATGCCGTCGGGTACTGGAACACGTTCTTCAACGCGGTGCTCTACATCGACCGCAACGATCTGCAGCCCGTGCAGCGGGTCCTGCAGATGTTCATTCTCGCTGGTCAGTCGCCCACCAATGCGGGGGCCGGCACGGTGGTGCACCTGCCCGGGATCGGGTACAGCGCGCCGCCGAACCTTGCGATCAAGATGGCTGTCGTGGTGGTGACGCTGGTGCCGGCGCTGATCGTTTATCCCTTTGTGCAGCGGCACTTCACGAAGGGGGTCATCGTGGGGGCGATCAAAGGCTGA
- a CDS encoding glycoside hydrolase N-terminal domain-containing protein: MPTPVNPSPSTPSTPEHGRSSIVTEDWEHALITGNGRQGALCYGSPGALRFTLAHEDVFQPVTEPLPAPSTAAALPRLREMLAAGHYAEAATEVCEIATAEHPGYAETRWIDPLIGTATLTFTPDRPGREWSRSTDFDTGVVRHQWPGVTCESFFSRTVDALLIRVTGCAGTLSIAPVAGTPERPVDFTVSSTGDSLVLTARFRDADWPGALDGYTVVARSWRTESGFLIAARTTPGLEKSGFSEMPDFEALLAEHVAIHGDLFRRCRLELPDRRAKLLFDAGRYAIISSTGTRPPTLQGVWSGTWSPPWRSGWTIDGNLQAALLAVHTTGTPELMPPLFDLLDSLRDDLRENARRLYGMPGLYAPAHLGTHGRQNHFGPIWCLTFWTAGAAWLGRLYLEHWQHTGDAAFLAKRALPYLREVAEFHLAFARITDGRARFSPSYSPENHPAGSGAQATVDATLDVRAVGDVLRALLVHAPDDVSAPRWQELLDALPGYRVNAAGELAEWLDPRFDDNHEHRHCSHLYSLYYSGDAELLDDPALRAAAIKAVRRRLRWWLSEVSDEMGYGLALLGVAAARLGLAAEAYAALSRLSSAYWRPNLVPTHNRDHMFNVDLAGAYPALIAAMLLASRDVGADGVARLHLLPALPAEWPAGSIHGLVARGPVRVDLTWRPGLLEATLTATTARTAVVTWSTGTISVPLSPGTPHRLRLAR, translated from the coding sequence GTGCCCACCCCCGTCAATCCGTCCCCCAGCACCCCCTCAACCCCCGAGCACGGACGGTCGTCGATCGTGACCGAGGACTGGGAGCACGCGCTGATCACCGGAAACGGCCGCCAGGGCGCGCTCTGCTACGGCTCCCCCGGGGCGCTGCGGTTCACGCTCGCCCACGAGGACGTCTTCCAACCGGTCACCGAGCCGTTGCCGGCCCCGTCGACCGCCGCGGCCCTGCCCCGCCTGCGCGAGATGCTGGCGGCGGGCCACTACGCCGAGGCGGCCACCGAGGTCTGCGAGATCGCCACCGCGGAACATCCCGGCTACGCGGAAACACGCTGGATCGACCCCCTGATCGGCACGGCGACGCTGACGTTCACCCCGGATCGCCCGGGCCGTGAATGGTCGCGGAGCACCGACTTCGACACCGGGGTGGTCCGCCACCAATGGCCCGGCGTCACCTGCGAGTCCTTTTTCTCCCGAACCGTCGACGCCCTCCTGATCCGGGTCACCGGCTGCGCCGGAACCCTCTCGATCGCTCCCGTCGCCGGAACCCCCGAACGCCCGGTCGACTTCACCGTGTCGAGCACCGGCGACTCGCTCGTCCTGACCGCACGTTTCCGCGACGCGGACTGGCCCGGCGCACTGGACGGATACACCGTCGTGGCGCGCTCGTGGCGTACCGAAAGCGGATTTTTGATCGCCGCCCGGACCACCCCCGGCCTGGAGAAATCCGGCTTCAGCGAGATGCCGGACTTCGAAGCTTTGCTCGCGGAGCATGTCGCGATCCACGGCGACCTGTTCCGCCGCTGCCGCCTGGAGCTGCCCGACCGGCGGGCGAAGCTGCTGTTCGACGCCGGCCGCTACGCGATCATCAGCAGCACCGGCACCCGGCCGCCGACCCTGCAGGGCGTCTGGAGCGGCACCTGGTCGCCGCCGTGGCGCAGCGGCTGGACCATCGACGGCAACCTGCAGGCCGCCCTGCTCGCGGTGCACACCACCGGCACTCCCGAGCTGATGCCACCGCTCTTCGACCTGCTCGACTCGCTCCGCGACGACCTGCGGGAGAACGCCCGCCGCCTTTACGGAATGCCCGGTCTGTACGCCCCGGCCCATCTCGGCACCCATGGCAGGCAGAACCACTTCGGCCCGATCTGGTGCCTGACGTTCTGGACCGCCGGCGCCGCCTGGCTCGGCCGCCTCTACCTGGAGCACTGGCAGCACACCGGCGACGCCGCGTTCCTGGCCAAGCGGGCCCTCCCCTACCTGCGCGAGGTCGCCGAGTTCCACCTCGCCTTCGCGCGGATCACCGACGGCCGGGCCCGGTTCAGCCCGTCCTATTCGCCGGAGAACCACCCCGCCGGCTCCGGCGCGCAGGCCACTGTGGACGCGACGCTGGACGTGCGGGCCGTCGGGGACGTGCTGCGGGCGCTGCTCGTTCACGCGCCTGACGACGTCTCCGCGCCACGCTGGCAGGAGTTGCTGGACGCGCTCCCCGGGTACCGCGTCAACGCGGCCGGCGAGCTCGCCGAGTGGCTGGACCCGCGCTTCGATGACAACCACGAACATCGGCATTGCAGCCACCTCTATTCGCTGTACTACTCCGGCGACGCGGAGCTTCTGGACGATCCGGCGCTGCGCGCCGCCGCGATCAAGGCCGTGCGGCGACGCTTACGGTGGTGGCTGAGCGAGGTTTCCGACGAGATGGGGTACGGCCTGGCCCTGCTCGGCGTCGCCGCGGCCCGCCTGGGTCTGGCCGCCGAGGCGTACGCGGCACTGTCCCGCCTCTCGTCGGCCTATTGGCGCCCCAACCTGGTCCCGACCCACAACCGCGACCACATGTTCAACGTGGACCTGGCCGGCGCCTACCCCGCCCTGATCGCCGCCATGCTCCTGGCCAGCCGCGATGTCGGCGCCGACGGTGTCGCCCGGCTCCACCTGCTGCCCGCGCTCCCCGCCGAGTGGCCGGCCGGAAGCATCCACGGCCTGGTCGCCCGCGGCCCGGTCCGGGTCGATCTCACCTGGCGGCCCGGCCTGCTCGAGGCCACCCTGACCGCCACGACCGCCCGGACCGCCGTCGTCACCTGGTCCACCGGCACCATCTCGGTCCCCCTCTCCCCCGGCACACCACACCGGTTGCGCCTGGCTCGCTGA